TCTAAAGCTTTCTTATAAACTAAATATTGCTCCTCTTCAGAGGGAGGATTGTCTCGCCCAACGAATAGGAATTCTGTCCTAAAGAGGCCAATTCCGTCTGCTCCTTTCCTTTTGGCAATCTCTATTTCTTGGGGCACACCAATATTTGCCATCACTTTTATGCCGTTAAACTTGAGCCTGCCATATTTTTCTATTTCCTCTTTTTCTTTTGTGTATCTTCTTATTACCTTTTCAAATTCTCTAACATTCGCGTTATCGGGATCTATAACGATCTTACCGAGTACCGCATCAACAAAAACCGTTTTTCCTTCATACTTCGAGAGATCAGGAAGCTGAATTATGTACGGGATTTCAAAGGCGCGAGCTAGAATAGCGGCGTGAGTGGTATGGGAGCCGGAGGTAGAAAGGAAAGCTTTGACGCCAAAAATGCTCAACTTTATGATATCTGAGGGAAAGAACTCTTCACTATACACCACACTATTGTTTAGATCATCAAGTCTCTCAGCAGACTCAAGAAGAAGATTTCTAAATAGGTCTTTAATATCGTCAACTCTCTGTTGTATAAGAGGATTATTGGTATTCAACAATAAGGAGATTATTTCATCGCGGATATGTTCGTAGTCTCCAATCTTTATTCTCCCATCCACGCTTGCATCTTTCAGTTTTTTCCAGAGAAACGGATCCTCAAGAAGGAGCTGATGAACCTGTGAAATTTCCCGCACTTCTCTTGGCAATGAGGGATCACTTATAATTTTGTTCAACTCGGAAGAGAGAGTTTTTGCGGCAAGTTTGATATCTTTAAGGTTGATAAACTGTCTTTCTGTTGTTTTTTTTCTGTTTAGTACTCTAAGAGTCCCCAGCCCGTAGCCTTCAGATACTATATTGCTCCTTGGGATTTGGATTACTTTATTTTTTGTCTTTCCATTTAGGATTCCCTCCACAATCTCGATAACTTTTTCAGCGTCTTCTCCGCTTACGATAACCTCAACTTCAGCGCCGGGGTTGACACCTAAGCTCAAGATGTTTAAGATGCTCTTTGCATTCACCTTCATGCCGTTATATATAATATAAACCTCACTGGAAACTCCCAAAAGAGCTTTAACTAGCTCAGACGCTGGACGGGCGTGAAGTCCTTCGGGGTTTTTGACAACGACTTTTCTTTTAATCTCCATTTTATCCCCTCCTGCGACACAGAAAAGAAAAAAATTAAAAAATTATCAAGCGACCGTTTCCCATTTACGTGTGTACCTTTTCACGGCGATAACCACCAGTGCTGTGATTATTGTTCCAATTGTTATCACACCTAAGTAAGTAAGTGGATGATTGACGACGTTTGGTAGAATTATTGCAAATATCCCCCCATGAGGCGCCCTCAGTTCGAGATTTAGTGCCATGGAGAGTGCCCCAGTAATTGCCGATCCTACCATTATCGATGGAATTATTCTGAACGGGTCTGCTGCGGCGAATGGAATCGCACCTTCTGTAATGAAAGATATTCCCAAAATCCATGCGGCCCTTCCTGCCTCAATTTCCTCTTCTGTAAACAGGTGTTTCTTCAGGGTTGTAGCGAGTGCAAGACCGAGAGGAGGTGTCATACCCGCCGCCATAACTGCTGCCATTGGTGTGTAGATTCCTTCCCCAAGAAGACCAACCGCAAATGTGTAGGCTGCTTTGTTAACGGGACCGCCCATATCAAAAGCCATCATGGCTCCAAGTATCAATCCAAAGGTTATGGCGCCCGCAGTACTTACAGTGGAGAGCCAGTTTCTTAGGCCCTCTTCAATACCTGCTATTGGGTTGCCTATTATGTATATCATTAAACTCCCCACGACAAATACTGATGTTAGTGGAATTACGAAGATTGTGTAAATTCCACTTAAAAGCTCAGGAACTTTTACTTTTTTCAGGTATTCTACA
The window above is part of the Thermococcus sp. P6 genome. Proteins encoded here:
- the ptsP gene encoding phosphoenolpyruvate--protein phosphotransferase, which translates into the protein MEIKRKVVVKNPEGLHARPASELVKALLGVSSEVYIIYNGMKVNAKSILNILSLGVNPGAEVEVIVSGEDAEKVIEIVEGILNGKTKNKVIQIPRSNIVSEGYGLGTLRVLNRKKTTERQFINLKDIKLAAKTLSSELNKIISDPSLPREVREISQVHQLLLEDPFLWKKLKDASVDGRIKIGDYEHIRDEIISLLLNTNNPLIQQRVDDIKDLFRNLLLESAERLDDLNNSVVYSEEFFPSDIIKLSIFGVKAFLSTSGSHTTHAAILARAFEIPYIIQLPDLSKYEGKTVFVDAVLGKIVIDPDNANVREFEKVIRRYTKEKEEIEKYGRLKFNGIKVMANIGVPQEIEIAKRKGADGIGLFRTEFLFVGRDNPPSEEEQYLVYKKALETFYPEEVVIRLLDIGGDKKLEYLSGDDEENPFLGLRGIRLLLRHKEILKTQLRAFFRASTYGNLSVLIPMVTLPEDIKELLGIIQEIKEELLTEGEKIGSFKLGIMIEVPSIMWLIDKIAPYIDFVSIGTNDLTQYIFAADRNNPLVSRYYQDEHEIIFEIITTIAEKAKNFNLPVSVCGELAGREDAIAKLLESGITKFSVSSFKIPFIKRKIYEIQTVKKGDVKGKPSNDPSVLL